TTCTCTGCTGATACGTAACAGTGGTGCACAAGATGACCTCAGACAATCTCTTCCAGTGTAAGTTACTCTACATCTTTCTGGTTAGTttgcaaggaaaagaaaaaaaataaacgcAATACATAGGTGCCACTAACATGGTTACAAATATAGTAAAACACATTAAATGTCTGAAATTGGCTTTGGTAATGCAAATATGACAAGATGTGACATTTCTTTCCAACATACTCTTCAAGGCAGCAAATTACTTTGGGTATTTATAGGAAAGAAAGACACACAGAAACTCAGGGGAGAAATGTCTTGCAGCCTAACCAGTTCTGCCCATACAAAGCTGCATTCTGTGTAAACTTTGAGGCCTGAAATTTGTCACACTGATGTTTTCTTTCACCTGCATGACTGTCCATACAAAGCTGCCTTAGGGCAAAAGctcccatcacagaatcacagaatgttagcggctggaagagacctcaaaagatcatcagttcaaaccccctgtcagagcaggatctcctataccaggtcacacaggaatgcattcaggtgggttttgaatatctccagagagagactccacaaccccctcagggcagcctgctccagtgttctgttaccctcacagtgaaacaaTTGTTCATGTTTACACCAAACTTCCCATGCCTCAACTTACCACCCACTGCCCTTCGTCCTGTCATCAGGCCTGACTCCATTCTCCTGacactcatcctttacatatttataaacatcaatgaggtcaccatcttctcttctccaagcagcagagcctcagctctctcagtctttaATCATCTTCACAGATCTGCACTGGACACTcaggcagttctatgtccctcttgaaccaggggcccagaactggacacagcactccaggtgcagcctcatcagtgcagagtagaagggcaggagaatctctctcaacCTATTAGCAACACCTCTTTTAATACACCTCTTTTAATAcactcctggccacaagaacacattcctggctcatggtcaaccatTAACTAGGACTCTCAgattcttttcctcttcactaCCTTCCAGCAGgccagtccccaacctatactgatacctgagGTTGTTCTTATCCAGGTGCAAGACTTCTACACTTGCTTGAATGTCATTAAATTTcctcctgcccaaccctccaacCTGCCCAAtgctcactgaatggcagcacagccttctggtgtgtcagccactccacccagtttggtgccatcagcaaacttgccctGGGTATTTTCTAAAACCAAgcatacactttttttttttagcattttgTGAGGCATTTTCCACAGCTTTCATTTGCCAATGCTTACAAACCTTAAACCCTTACAAAGGGTAGTAAAagtgcagaggagcagattttgTGGTCTGAATTTCCCCTGAAAGTACTTACCCACCAGGGCAATTCTGTTGATGTATCATCCTTTCTCCATCACAGTTCTCTTTTTCTGTCATTCTGATGTGAGAACTGACAAAGCTTCAAGCATAAAGAAGAAGTTCTCAACAATGTCTACtccttttatttctccttttttttttccttccttccctttacCCTTCTCCAAGTGATGGTATTatagaggagactgagaagtctCTCAAGCTCTTTTGCTAATGTTGGATCACATATTTAGGACATTTAAAATTAGGCAAAGTGAATTTGTAAACTGATCCCCTTTCTTGTTCTAACAGGTTATGTTGGACTCTCTGAAAGGAGTGCAGGACCATTCCTCTCTGTGGGTTTGCAAGCAACAAAAAATATCATCAAAGTCCTGCCATCCAGACCAAGTTCCATTCACTACCCTAAAGttgaaggagatgctgcagcacttAGAGATAGTTACAGAGGGAGGAATAACCAGAGACTTGTTACCTAAGAATTAACACTGCACTTTCTCAGTTTCCAAGTGTTGCTATAAAGTcactttttttcattattttctaAAATTTTCCATCAAGGTTGGTGCTGCCAGGTCTTGTGCTGGAAAACATTTCCTATCCCTGAAGTAAATGCGGTCACATTTTGCATGGTAGTTAAGTCTGCATTATCTAGAACAGGCAAGATGAGAAATTAGCAACTTTCAATTTTAATTTCATGCTGTTTTTTCTGCTGAATATGGCTGAGGTCCTAATCTCTTTGAAGCATCTCACAAAGTGCAGCGAGACTGACACCCCACAAACTTTCCTCAACTGCACTGAAAGCAGAGACTAGCTCAAGACTTTGGACATGGAAAGCACATCTCACAATTTACCTTGAGTAAAAAGCCTTGGGAAAAAACACTTTTCATGTGAACTAAGAGGATAACTTCTTTTTCAGTAGGTGTGGATGCAGGGGCAGGTTGCTGCAAATATTTATCCCTTTGGGTCTCCAGGAACAAAGACCCCCAGCTACTTCAAGCAACAATCCTGTGCATTAGGCCATGCAGCTAAATCAAAGCTTCGTGTTTGAGAAAAGTGAGACActtcttctcccttctgccTTGCTCATGAAGCAGGTGGTAAGTGTGACCTGCACATTTATCTGTGGCCATTCAGAAAGAAAATCAGAGCAGACTATTGGTAACATAGTGCTAGTCCACATAATTATCTGCCTTGGTATTATATATGAAGAGGAAACATCCTCTTCAAACAGTTACTTCAGACAGAGCAAGAAATGGCTCCAATGGCCTGTTCTTACTGTTATGACAGAGCAAAGCTCATTTGAGATGTGTATTTTCTTTGGCCCTTGCCAATTGTGAAGTTTTATAAGCCAAATAAAGGCTGATAACATGTGAAAAATAAAAGATTATACACAAGTTGCATTTGAAAACTTTGTATTGGCACCTCAAGCCAAAATACCAGAGAAGTTACAATAATGCTGACTCTAAATAGAGAATCTAAGAACTGAATACTTAAATCAGAGACTGAGGACAACAGTTCTGTCTAGAACAATACAGGTAGCTACAGAATGTTGATCTTACCTGTTTCAACCTCAGATTCTATAATATGAATCAGACAATCTGTGGAAAAAGAAAGGTATAAAATGTGCTACAGTTCCAATGTAGATGAAAGTATCCTAAGATCATTTCCCATGCTCCCCCCCTGCCCAGAATTCTGGatatttgatttctttttctttttctcactgAAAGGATTGAGGAGACACCACCTGCCCCACTTGCCCTTCACCTTCATCCTCAGTGCTTTGTAGTCACCCTTAACGCAGTCCAGGTTACGCTCAGCAGCATCACTAGTGCTGCATGAAAAATGAGCAAGGGGCAATAGTCCAAAGAAAGAATAAGCCTGGAAAGCACCTCCACAATGTCCAGATTGTCagattgctgcctttctctccaTGGGAAGGAATCTCCTATCGCTATCACATACATTTAACATTCACGCAGACTAATTTGCACAGATGGTCCCCAAGTAAATGTCCCCGTGATATCAATGCTCCTGCACTTATTTTCAGTTGCTTTTTCCTGAGGCCTGGAAGAAGTCCTGAGCTCCCCTGCAATGACTGAGTCTTTCACCTTCATTTTTActgttttggagaagaaaatgatCTTGGGAGCAACACAGAGGAAGTGATCCTTCCTAAACAAGACTCAAGATACTTGCAAAAAGcaatatgaaaaagaaaagcagaagcatCTATAGCAGCGAAATATCACCCTTGCAGACTGCACTCAGTCCAGATCACAGGTGAATgtaaaaattaatattgctACAAttcaagctggagaaggtgtcCAAATTTCACTTAAACATATAGTAAAATAGACTTCCATAATTGCCACTGGTGTACTAGAATTAACATCAGCAGCCTGATGTTAATTGACTAGCATTCCCACAGAATACTATAAAAAGCTGTGTTGTGATCATCAAGAGTTATTTCAATAAATGGAGTTCCAAATAAAACACAATAAACCTGTAAGTCTAGGTCTATTACCAGCCATTCGAGGTTGTTGACTAATGTTTGGGATTTCCCTTTTACAATGTCTTGCTTTAAACACAGGGCAAAGTGTTCACTCTGCCCTGTCCTTGCTTAGCTGACACTGCAGTTACAATTCACCCTCGGAAGTAACATTGGTAGCAGAGGGTGATCTAGAAACGCCACCTGCTGTCGCCTAGTCACCGTCTTCTAAAAGCTACTGGAGTGCGGGAACATACACCTTTTTACTGCAATCACTTCCTATGTAATATTACCCAAAAGATCCCTCAGATCCCCGTGTGAACTACTTAATACATAAAGCTTCAGCAGCATTTCCAACATACGTTTCCTGCAGTgaaatttagaaaaaaaaatgcagcgaTTCGCTTTAAAATGCAAACACTATGTTTTTCCCCAGATTTTTCAGCCTCAAACTACACATATACTACTTGAATTTTACAGCGTTGGCTTCCTTTTAATTCCAAACTCTATCCTTGATTAAAGCTCCATATATACAGCTACTCCACCGACTACACTAATGTAGTGTACATCCTATTTTCTGAGGCTGCCTCCAAGAAATGCTCCCTAATAACTCTGTCCTTGACATCCCAGCTACTCTGATGCAGCAAACCCCCTAAgtatttgcttcctaaccttgGTTGCTGGGAAATCAGAATCCAaccaacacctctcctgtgaccAAACTTTGTAACTCCATTTGCAACACTGTCAGCATTTCCATGATACTGTTtgataaggaaaaaaacaaattaacACTGAACAGAATAAAGGTGCATGCTTTTCTCCAATTCTCTTGAGACATACAGAATTtgaataaatatttaaagcaCTTCTTTACATTTACACTCTGGACTGCATCTATCCTGTCAGTCAGAACATTACATCTGCTGAGGACTGACTTATGAATCACCTAAGTTAGGTCAGCCACATATATATTATTTTGTTCACTTCCGTAAAGACATTTAGAATAGGAAAAATACATTTAAGTGTCTGAGTTAAaatttcaaaccattctatcactccagctctgagcagcataCAAATACCCACTGTCACGGAGGTATCTTAGGCTGACATTTCAAAGGCCTTGGGCATGTCTGCATTATGAAGAGCGATGGCTGAGCAGCAGTCTGGCTTGTTTCCCTCCTCTTTGTTTTCCTGAGGACCCTGAGTTTCTTATTTCATCAGTTGGTCATGGTATGTTTTTTACCAATTGTTGGAACATATTTTTGTCACAAATTGTTTTCAAACTCTCACTTCGCCTCCTAATCAATATAGAAGACAGACAGGACAAGATGTTCATAGaacattttatttgtttgggacTGAATGCTGCTGGAAGAAATGTCAAAGTGCCTATAGTGCCATAAAAGGTAATATGAGGAGATGGTTTGGAGACAGTCAAATGACTTGGCAGGTGCAGCTACTGAAATGTTTTGCTGAATCATGCCCCATGATTATGCACTAGATAGGAGATGAAGCTGTGTTAGATAGGTGTGCCTCTGTAAGAGTTTATGTATAAGTAACCACAGGAAATCTTTGCTAGTGCTCACAGGTTGTGAGAGTAGTCCAAACACGTGCCTTCAGCGAAGAGTAAAAAGAAATTTTGCTTCTTATGCAAAACAGTGTCTAAAAAGGATTCCTGCATCGATGGCTTGATTTTAGCATCAAAACTGAAACATGGATGCTACATGCAATTTCACACAAACAACTGCTCATGGCACAGGAGAGATGAAGACCCTTGCCTGTAAGAGATGCTAACAGTGGTTCAGTTTGCCATCAAATATTGAACTATTCCAACAACAGATTTAACTGAAGCGGTTTAGCAGTCTGATAGCCCAATTGCTTCTGATTCAAAAGCTTTACATGGGTCTTCTTTGAACTAGGAATCTGGAAAAGCATGTCTTCCAGCGTGCATGTAGTTATCTGTCCTGAAGCTTCTAGCTTCATACAAATATCTTCAAATTTGGCAGAAAGGTCAGAATTTTCTTCCATCTTTTCCCTtactgcagccagctgtggaggagaaaataacaatAGCACTGTAATCAAAATTTTATTCTCATTTTTACATCAAatgaaaacagaacagaaagcaAGGGACTAAATTATTTAATGCCATTAGGGAACACTTTATCTACAGCTAGATGAAATCTGAGCTTCTAACAGCAGGatgcacagtgaaaaaaaaatagctaagTGCTTTCTCCAACAGTGCACAAAGCGAGCCAGCTGCTTTAGCATCTGCATGTACCAGAACCCAAACAATGTCAGCACGGTGAACTCAGGGAACTGAAACTGTGTAGCTGAACAACTATTCATCCTGGCTCAGACAAGCACCATGGACCTTCTTTCATTACTATATACTTACCACCTGCCCAGAAAACTCGATTTTTTTCACAAAGGGTGGAGTATCTACTTCTATTGCTGCCTTTAAAATCTGCATTACTTCTTCCATAGAACCAGATTTGAGCTGGACAAGaatcttaaaaataaaataaaatcacacCATGCAAATGATACTTATCATcagaatgcatttttttttaaaaagcactTGAGGGAGACATGAATCAAAGCAGGACAACACATGTTTCTAGATGTTATATTGATAAAAATCCATTAACcatgaagaaagaagagagaacaaTCAATTTCCTTATAATTCTCTTCTTGTTTTCGCCCCAGATTAGACCTAGCAAGGAAAGGTGAGCCTAGAAGGAGATCTCCTCTGACAGAGTTGCATTAAGCTGTTCTTGAATAAACCATTTTTCCCCCATAGTGTAGAGAAGTCACTCACAGGACACATTCAGTCAATTTTCCCCCAGGTTTTAGACCAtgcaattaaagaaaaaaaaatttttttgcACATATGTGGTTAAGTGTCACAGGGATAGAGGAGGTCTGAAGTGTGAAGAGCACAGCTAATGAAGGCATTTACGTGGAgctgtgggttgggttttgttttggtttttttttgtttgtttgtttggtttgtttggtttggttgtttgttctgggattttttgttttttcttttttttttatctcaggTAGCAAGAAAGCAGATAGTCATAATGCTGTAATTAGAAACTGTTCATGAGTCCACACTCCCAGATGTATTATTGGTCTACTTTCCATTCCCATGTATTCTAGGAAGTGATTTTTAAAAATGAGAGGAGGGTGATAACAATTCAGAATGTAACTCGTGCAACTGTCTGTCAATAGTCTGTTGGCTCAAAAGCAGGTTCAGCAACACTAATGATACATGCCTGTGCTGGTTTTCTGTTACTTTGCCACAGAAGTTTATTGCCcagtatagaatcaaccaggttggaagagacctccaagatcatccagtccaaactatcacccagccctatccaatcaactggactatggcactaagtgcctcattcagtctttatAGTACAAGATTCTAATACAAAACAAGTACACTTACTTTAAGATTATTGTATAAatcattttctgttttcattatCTGGGAACAATGAAATTTGGCTTGTGCTACGTCATTCTAGGAAGGaattagaaataataataaagaaaaaaaaggttaaacaTGTGTGACACATTTTCATAACAGTTCAAGAAGAACAGTCTTTCAGAATTTTTCAGTGACTTACAAATCAGCATCTAGAATCCCCCCCCACCAAGATCCTTAGACTCCAAGCAGCATCCCAAACTGTGAAAGGAATACCTGATGACAGAGTTTCCATGTCATGTGGCTCTTTTGAAGACAAGATAGTATTCTCTCCCTCAGATAACCAGGCAAAGGAAGCATGTAAATAGTACTGAGCACAAAACCACATAAAAGATCTGCACACATGCTCAGTTTGGCACATGCCAGTGTACTTAAATGAAGCACAGTGTAGGTTAATGTTGGTATTTATCCTGCCCAGCACTTTTAAACACAGACATTTACAGAATGGTATCTATTCCACCTGCTGATTTTTATAGACAGTAAGAGGTACATTGACACTCAGCAGACCAACTACTGCTACCTAGAATCAAGAAATACATTACAGCAAGGTGTGCTGTCAAAACAATTCTGATGAAAGGACAGTTAAGTGTAATGTGGAGTATTATTCTATTTGCAAAACAAGtattttaattgatttttaCATAAAGCAGCATCAACAAGGATATTTCATACTGTTTAAAAAACAGACTTAGATTTTTAATCTCAGGAGGAAGCCATAATGCACTCAAATAAACTAATTTCAATGATGCTATTGTTCAgtgtctctcttcacagagacagtgtgAAGACCAGAATGTGTACGAAAATGTTCATGAGTCTACTTCATTCACTCAAATCTGTGAACAACCATTAGTTGTTACAGTGTCTGTAGCCTGTTTAGACATGAAACAAAGAAGGTTCAGAATCTCCTTAAGCTGTATACACAAATAAATGTTAGAAGAAGCACTAGACTTCAGATTTTCCTGTGATTCTTCAGCTTAGTCTTTCACTTTGAACTGCCTCAGAGCGGCTTCATATTAGCACTCAGGCGCATAATGTACATGAAAACCTCCCCACATTAGAAAACATGTTGTGGAGAAAGACAGGCAAGGGGGCAACACACATCATAGCCTTTGAGTTTGCCTCCCAAAATAAACGTTTTGAATTGTGTAAATATATTAAGAAGGAAACCATCACTAAATAGCAGCATCTGCTGGACTATGTCCAGGGTTACATCTAATCTGCAGGCTCTTTTCTGAAAATATTCTATATGGCACTCTGTAGCACAAAATACCTGTGCATTAGACTCAACCTAGATTTCACAATACTCATGTTTACTTTGTGTGGGTTATCTGTAATCCTAGTCTTTCACTGGCTTAAAAGTTGAGGTACTTGACGTTATTACATAGAATAAAATCTCTTTCAGAGATCTGTTCACGCTTCCTCTATGCTAGCTTCCTTTCATTGACTACCATGTTACAATAAAAACAGAGAGACTGAGACACAAATAAGGTGCTTTACCTGCTTCAGAGCAGTTGCAACAGCAAAGCAGAATGCTCGCAATGGTAATACATCACCTTTTAGCTGTGCTTCTTCAATCAGTTTCTCAGAGATTTTGCATGACTCCATGCTGCCCTGCACAGAAATTTCAAACCTAAGTTGCACTTTTTATTCTTCTGGTCTGAAAATACTACAGGAAATTGCAATTACACTCAGAAGTCAGTACACTGTAAGATCATTCAGGCAATCCCACCAAGCAGAATCTGTGCAGCACTTCTTGTGAAGCACATCAAAATACAACATTCAAAGTTACAGAATTCATAAGAGGGTAAAAATAACTTCCATTATTTTAATAACTATGCCTTGTCCTAGCTGTTTTGGCTTCTTTGTGAGATAAGACAATTCGTGGCAGTAAGCTAAAAACAACAGGCACTTTTCACTTTGTAATCATTCTGAACTCAGAAAAGTAAGCTGACTTTTTGCCGTTACTTTATATAAAAGCTACATTAGATAGTTAACAAAAGACAATGCTTTCTAAGCACTGAACAACTCAGCACCATGACTCTGCACAAATCTGTGCATGTGCAAACTTGAACATTCAGCAGTTTGTAGTCTCTGTTATGGATTAAACCTTATGAGGCATTCACAAAGTATGTATTTTAATAACATATCTTAGACATGTCCCTGGTCCCCAACACAGAATGCTTCCATTGTTGATAGGACTATCTTCAACAGGAATCTATAGAAGTGGCAATGAGTTTAATTGTGTGCTATCTCATCAATGCTCAAAAACAACGCTTCTCATTCTGGAAATCATGTGTAGAGCTGACTGGTTCCCAAACAAAATAATATCTTTCAAATTTAAAGCCTGAAATCAGGGAAGTTTTGTAAAGCCTAGCATCAACAACATAGATAAAAGTGTTATAGTTCTTCCTGGTGTTTGGTGTTGATGTCTGTCTCTATTGTGTCATTCCTGCAAACTACTGGCCATAATTTAATGGACAAGGTCACCGTTTGGCTGTTTAAGGGATAAATTTTATGCCAATGCTGAATGGCCTGCACAGCTTCTGAAAGCACCTTTTAAATTATATGAGAAACCTGTAGTCAAAAACATTCTTTGAAAAATTCGAAGCATTCTGACCACCAGAAGATTGTTATTACATTTTGTTGTCATCAAAAGGCCTACAGCTCTTTCTTGCACTAGAAAAAGGACCATCTGTTACATTAGAGGATAGCAGTGCCTTACAATGATTTGAAAGATCCCAGAAGTGTTTTAGAGCTGACCTCTAAAACCCTTCTGTATAAGGATTAAACATTAATTCCTTTGTTTATCCAGTAGCAATAATCTGAACTTTAAGCTTTGCACATATTTTTGTACtggtctctggcatggttcaaAAGAAATGAAGAATTAACCTGGGAAAAATCCAGCACTAGTCTTAATGATACCAGCCCTATTATTTCCAGTATTCAAGTAGTGTATTTTGAAGGTATTTCCTTCAAGATTTTTTCTGAAGTTTCTTTTGTTGCATCATGAGTAAAACCAACTTTCTACTTCATGATTTCCCCTCCTGCCTCTAGCAGCTGAATCAACAGATTAAGCTTTTAAAAGATCTCTACCTAATCCTCTAGTGCATAAAGGGTTACTAGAGCTTACTCCCTTACTGGTAGTTCTTTATCTTACTTGAACACATCACCCACCCACAATACGCGGTTGACAATTTTGGATAAATTCTCCTCTCTATCAATCTGCTAAACAAGTAACAACGAGCCTGATTCTCTACTGaaaacacaggcagggacagaagcagaggaaaacaaaggtctCAGGAAACTCTTTCTGTTGCACATGCCATGGATCCAAGCCTTCTGACAGCAAACCATATAAAGACTTTAGGGAATAAGCTACCGCACAGAGAGCAAAGGATACCTTAGAAAAACATGGTTGGTTTTGTGAGAAAGCCTTTGCCTACACAGCTAGAGTATAAGCCCAGAAGCAGCCTTACAGTGGTAAATGCTGCCTCAAGAGAAACTACTAGCAAACATCAGCTTATAAACTGGGCTTGTAATATAGTGCTTGAATCTTTGTATATTCCTAACTTTCTAAATAAGGCACCTTCTACGCAGAACTTGTAATATCCCTAAACTGATTGTATTCATCAATCtctaattatttttaaatgcagaCAACTTTCACAACACTTGTTCAGCTCTCCAAACATCAAAGCTATATGACTATTTCCCCTGAGTTAAAGACGGCTTTGATATATTAGAACTGAGAATTTCAGAAGCACCACATAAATTATCACTGAACTGTTTTTCTAGGCCAACTCCTTTTTACCACATGTGCACTCAAATTTCATTGCATGGCTAACTAGGAAATCTGAGGAAGTTTACTCTGGtggagtatttttttccttagctAGTGTCTTCCCTTTCAAGAACAGGAGGAAACAGAAGAAGAGTTGCCTCCTTGGCTCAAGAAGGGCCTATGCTAATGCTTCAAATTGAAAAACCAATTCAAATACGGAGAGGAagataaaaaaaccaaaacaaccccaaatatCTTTTGGGATCTCACTGTGATACAAAAGGGAAAGACTTCTGAAAACATACTTGTAGAGGCTGTATAGCCTAGTTTCTCCTGTGCTCATGCTCTCTTCCTCTGAGCTAAAAATACGAAGCAGCTCAAGTGGCAGCCTGTCTCACACTGAAGGCTTTAATTGAGGTCTCTTTCCTCCATCCAGCTGCCCATTTTCATCAGGCATGCAGGAACAAACCTTTCAGAATTCTAATCCTTGTCAAACTTGGGTGCAATTACAGAAATGGTTCAAAGTTacctggaggaggaggggacaaATGAGTGGAAGATGTCTGACAAACAGAACATATAATATTTATGCCTTGTTTCCTCAGAAAGTCAGACTATAAAATCAATATTGAGGCTTAAACACTGAAGAGACATACAAATCCCAGAGAAATAATCTGTGAGATATCAAAGGTTGTATCAAATTTGTTCCTTAGTACTTATGTCCATGTAATGTTTTGAGATGTGCTTTGAAAGATTAGTTTGTATAGGAAGCTATATAATGTGCCCCATATCATGCATAATGAAGCAATTTAGAACTCAAATATGGCTAGAGTATCTGCACTAGATAAGAAATTCTATCTGGGAACATATGGAAATTTTTTAATCTCAAAAAAAATGAAGACACACAGAAGACATTTCAAATATGTTTTCATTATGTAAATTGGAAGTACTTACCAATTTGTAACATATGGCAGATGCAAGTAGATAGGTTTCTCTGTTGAAAGGTATACCTTGTTTTTTCATTTCTACCAGAACTTCCAAAGCATCTATCAAGGAGACATTAGTGTTACTCACTTCACAAATTTAAGGCTGTGCATTTACtaactgaattaaaaaaaaaacaaaccaaacaaaaaacaacaacaacaaaatccacccccccccccccagcttggtCTAAACTGAAATctgttattttttaaaaaaatactgcATTTCCAAAAATTTAATTTAGGGCGAGCTGGAtgtaaatatttcttcccagtaAGGAAGTTTTCAACCTCTTTTACCATCTGGCTTAGTGTTCTATTAT
Above is a window of Pogoniulus pusillus isolate bPogPus1 chromosome Z, bPogPus1.pri, whole genome shotgun sequence DNA encoding:
- the PTCD2 gene encoding pentatricopeptide repeat-containing protein 2, mitochondrial; the protein is MAAALSGGSQQMVREVVRRSALRPPASGCWGCLPGVGKRYLLTDSDAKLEEFQRTKVAIQHKVNGNKDPYFESIKEKLKKNETILKRELKTLLHLCQSSSDVELARKVIYRYHEQNGITALHDFKFGPLFMRLCYELDLDRLAIELIKDQNLSGFFSESASFHILMKMLFKKGHFENALEVLVEMKKQGIPFNRETYLLASAICYKLGSMESCKISEKLIEEAQLKGDVLPLRAFCFAVATALKQNDVAQAKFHCSQIMKTENDLYNNLKILVQLKSGSMEEVMQILKAAIEVDTPPFVKKIEFSGQVLAAVREKMEENSDLSAKFEDICMKLEASGQITTCTLEDMLFQIPSSKKTHVKLLNQKQLGYQTAKPLQLNLLLE